A region from the Lentisphaera profundi genome encodes:
- a CDS encoding alpha-L-fucosidase has protein sequence MNIKKSIYSFGLMAASLSSWALESPNILFVMADDHTTQGIGAYGGRLAQFNISPTIDTLAKEGALLSNTFCTNAICTPSRASIMTGQYSAVNGAPILADPLPVEKQYLAHEMKKAGYSTAVIGKWHLHDRPDAFDYYKVLKGQGKYFNPTFFEKGKKSMVKMEGHSSDCITDSVLDYLGKRDKTKPFFLKYHFKAPHDMFENAPRYDSYLEDVTIPEPASMWEQGNHGSIATRGINDDLRDKIGTSVGKRNPRRNMGLDLAKAFPDEAISQDLSDKEYKKQAYQKYIKKYLRCVKGVDDNLKRVIDYLKAEGLYDNTVIIYTGDQGFMLGEHDYIDKRWAYEETMRMPFIIRYPKSIKAGLKLDAITENVDFAPTMLDFAGVATPNYMQGRSFKDELETGKENSTSKTAAYYHYWMNMFHHDNPAHIAIRTKTHKLIMFYGSSWANEPSTPPAWELYDLVNDPKEMNNVYDKPENELLVKELKVQLKQLRADYKEDDKKFPFNEIIEDYWDYDEEDRQKAIAIAKAMAAEPMKKRYTADWESLDSRPVPAWYNKAKFGIFIHWGLYSVPSFAPHGTYAEWYWNALKVKPVGQKEIKMSRHLKVNEFHNRVYGEDFDYEDFRDKFTCEMFDPNQWADIFKKSGAKYVVLTAKHHDGYTLWPNKEASKSFGMPWNSVDSGPGRDLCQELGDAVRSAGGMKMGLYYSIWDWFNPYDDRIDLKKKAKNIDMKKHNKYVKEVMYPQFRELVSKYKPALIFSDGDWWADDNYWQTKPLLAQLFNGAMNRDEVVINDRWGKGRGKHGGYFTTEYGSGFENIDKPWEENRGMGHSFGFNRNEDYTQYNSTRKLVFMLVDLVSRGGNLLLNIGPTGDGRIPVVMQNRLIDMGKWMNVNGEAIYDTVVWKKACQWSEGNIPQFTASDFKSGFPIFEMTLEPQVGNAHKQLYFTKKADVIYGLLPVWPDSGKIEIRDIEVSDDSQVTMLGVEGQLQFVKTAKGIEITLPKLNPTKLPCKDIFTLKITQAK, from the coding sequence ATGAATATTAAAAAATCTATCTATAGCTTTGGACTTATGGCGGCGAGCCTCAGTTCTTGGGCATTAGAATCCCCCAATATACTTTTTGTGATGGCAGATGATCACACGACCCAAGGCATTGGTGCTTATGGAGGTCGTTTAGCGCAATTTAATATAAGTCCGACAATTGATACGCTGGCGAAAGAAGGAGCCTTATTGAGCAATACTTTTTGTACCAATGCCATTTGTACTCCGAGTCGTGCGAGCATAATGACGGGTCAATATAGCGCGGTCAATGGGGCGCCGATTTTAGCCGATCCACTGCCAGTTGAAAAACAGTATTTAGCCCATGAAATGAAAAAAGCGGGTTATAGCACTGCGGTAATAGGGAAATGGCATCTGCATGATCGTCCTGACGCCTTTGATTATTATAAAGTTCTGAAGGGGCAGGGAAAATACTTTAACCCAACTTTTTTTGAGAAGGGGAAAAAATCCATGGTGAAAATGGAGGGGCATAGTTCCGATTGTATCACTGACTCAGTTTTGGATTATTTGGGTAAGCGCGATAAGACCAAGCCCTTCTTCTTGAAGTACCACTTCAAAGCGCCTCACGATATGTTCGAAAATGCTCCGCGTTATGATTCTTACCTCGAGGATGTGACCATTCCTGAACCCGCAAGCATGTGGGAGCAGGGGAATCATGGCTCTATTGCTACGAGAGGTATAAATGATGACTTGCGCGACAAGATTGGAACCTCAGTGGGCAAACGCAATCCACGCCGTAATATGGGCCTTGATTTGGCTAAAGCCTTTCCCGATGAAGCCATTAGTCAGGATCTTTCTGATAAGGAATATAAAAAGCAGGCTTACCAGAAGTATATCAAAAAATATTTGCGCTGTGTGAAAGGCGTCGATGATAACTTGAAACGTGTCATTGATTACCTCAAGGCTGAAGGGCTCTATGATAATACCGTGATTATCTATACTGGTGACCAAGGCTTTATGCTTGGTGAGCACGATTATATCGATAAACGCTGGGCCTATGAAGAAACCATGCGCATGCCTTTTATTATTCGTTACCCTAAGAGTATCAAAGCAGGTTTGAAACTTGACGCTATTACTGAGAACGTGGATTTTGCGCCGACAATGTTAGATTTTGCGGGAGTCGCAACACCTAACTATATGCAGGGACGCAGTTTTAAAGATGAGCTTGAAACGGGTAAAGAAAATAGCACGAGTAAAACCGCCGCTTATTATCATTACTGGATGAATATGTTCCACCACGATAACCCTGCACATATAGCGATTCGCACAAAGACTCATAAACTAATTATGTTTTACGGATCATCATGGGCCAATGAACCGAGTACTCCGCCTGCCTGGGAACTCTATGACTTAGTTAATGATCCAAAGGAAATGAATAATGTTTACGATAAGCCAGAAAATGAGCTTCTCGTGAAAGAACTGAAAGTCCAGCTCAAGCAATTGCGTGCCGATTACAAAGAAGATGATAAAAAATTCCCCTTTAATGAAATTATTGAAGATTACTGGGATTATGATGAAGAAGACCGTCAAAAAGCGATTGCGATTGCAAAAGCGATGGCGGCTGAGCCAATGAAAAAACGCTATACTGCTGATTGGGAATCCTTAGATTCACGTCCCGTTCCGGCTTGGTATAATAAAGCGAAGTTTGGTATCTTCATTCACTGGGGACTTTATTCGGTGCCGTCTTTTGCTCCGCATGGAACTTATGCTGAATGGTACTGGAATGCACTCAAAGTGAAACCCGTCGGACAGAAAGAAATTAAGATGTCTCGCCATTTGAAAGTGAATGAATTTCATAATCGCGTCTACGGAGAAGATTTTGACTACGAAGATTTTCGTGATAAATTCACCTGTGAAATGTTTGATCCAAATCAATGGGCCGATATCTTTAAGAAATCCGGTGCTAAGTATGTAGTTTTAACTGCCAAACATCATGATGGTTATACCCTTTGGCCCAATAAAGAAGCGAGTAAATCTTTTGGCATGCCCTGGAATTCAGTTGACTCGGGTCCGGGTCGCGATCTCTGCCAGGAACTTGGTGATGCGGTACGTTCTGCGGGCGGAATGAAAATGGGCTTATACTACTCAATCTGGGATTGGTTCAACCCTTATGACGATCGCATTGACCTCAAAAAGAAAGCCAAAAATATTGATATGAAGAAGCATAATAAGTACGTGAAAGAAGTTATGTATCCTCAATTCCGTGAATTGGTGAGCAAGTATAAACCCGCACTCATTTTCTCTGATGGCGATTGGTGGGCAGATGATAATTACTGGCAGACAAAACCTTTGTTAGCGCAGCTTTTTAATGGCGCAATGAATCGCGATGAAGTGGTGATTAACGATCGTTGGGGTAAAGGACGCGGCAAGCATGGTGGCTACTTCACAACGGAATATGGTTCAGGTTTTGAAAATATTGATAAACCCTGGGAAGAAAATCGCGGTATGGGCCACTCATTTGGTTTTAATCGTAACGAGGATTACACGCAATATAATAGCACGCGTAAACTCGTCTTTATGTTAGTGGACCTCGTGAGTCGTGGGGGTAATCTCTTACTCAATATTGGTCCAACAGGTGATGGCCGTATTCCAGTTGTTATGCAAAATCGTTTGATTGACATGGGTAAATGGATGAATGTGAATGGTGAAGCCATCTACGATACCGTGGTATGGAAAAAAGCTTGTCAATGGAGCGAGGGCAATATTCCTCAATTCACCGCATCTGATTTCAAATCGGGTTTCCCCATCTTTGAAATGACCTTAGAACCCCAAGTAGGAAATGCTCATAAGCAACTCTATTTCACTAAGAAAGCTGATGTCATATACGGACTCCTTCCGGTATGGCCTGATAGCGGAAAAATTGAGATTCGTGATATTGAAGTGAGCGATGATTCACAAGTCACAATGCTCGGTGTAGAAGGTCAACTTCAATTTGTGAAAACCGCCAAGGGAATTGAAATTACTTTACCAAAACTCAATCCGACAAAACTTCCTTGTAAGGATATTTTTACACTGAAGATAACGCAAGCTAAGTAA